In Flammeovirgaceae bacterium 311, one DNA window encodes the following:
- a CDS encoding hypothetical protein (COG3034 Uncharacterized protein conserved in bacteria), with product MKNFLLFFFALCLLGCGTTTNKGAVTDRADKVLVFKARREMQLLKQDQVLRTYKISMGDQPVGHKQQEGDERTPEGKYVLDWRNGKSAYYKSIHVSYPNEQDRASAKSRGVSPGGDIMIHGMAKKMAWIGSLHTFKDWTNGCMAVTNEEMDEIWVMVKNGTEIEILP from the coding sequence ATGAAAAATTTCCTGCTCTTCTTTTTTGCCCTCTGCCTGCTTGGCTGCGGTACCACTACCAATAAAGGAGCTGTAACCGATAGGGCAGATAAAGTTCTGGTATTTAAAGCCAGGCGTGAAATGCAACTCCTGAAGCAGGACCAGGTACTGAGAACATATAAGATTTCAATGGGAGATCAGCCCGTAGGCCACAAACAACAGGAGGGAGACGAAAGAACACCGGAAGGCAAATATGTGCTGGACTGGCGAAACGGCAAAAGTGCCTACTATAAATCAATCCATGTTTCCTACCCCAATGAGCAGGATAGGGCAAGCGCCAAAAGCAGGGGTGTTTCTCCCGGTGGCGATATTATGATTCATGGAATGGCTAAAAAAATGGCATGGATAGGATCCCTGCATACCTTTAAAGACTGGACCAACGGATGTATGGCTGTAACCAACGAAGAGATGGACGAAATATGGGTAATGGTCAAAAACGGAACAGAAATAGAAATCCTGCCATGA
- a CDS encoding hypothetical protein (COG3250 Beta-galactosidase/beta-glucuronidase) → MKKPLLNPLLLLLAVVLLQACSNTGQRLEAPVQNAIEGPLRVEIRQQQDGWRLYRGGSLYYINGAGGSGYLDELAARGGNSVRTWSTNNAQEVLDEAHKRGLTVTLGLDVARERHGFDYNDTAAVARQLEKLRIEVQKYKNHPALLIWGIGNELNLHYSNPKVWNAVNDIARMIHEEDPNHPATTMLAGINKAEVDLIKTQVPALDLLAVNAYGDLPAVPQKIRSLGWEKPYIITEWGPTGHWEVAKTAWGAPIEETSSQKAAVYRLRYEASMGLDTQMNLGSYVFLWGQKQERTPTWYGLFTEAGEATEVVDVMQYLWTRSWPQNRAPQLDSLRLDRKSATDNISLAPGRSYTAAVYARDPNGDALSYRWELLPESTDLKEGGDRESRPAPLEGLFTAAESGRISLTAPAQEGPYRLFVYVYDGSNKVATANLPFYVQK, encoded by the coding sequence ATGAAAAAACCTCTACTGAACCCGCTGCTTTTACTACTGGCAGTGGTACTGCTGCAGGCCTGCTCAAACACCGGGCAAAGGCTGGAGGCGCCTGTGCAGAATGCTATAGAAGGTCCCTTAAGAGTTGAAATACGCCAGCAGCAAGACGGGTGGCGTTTGTACAGAGGAGGTTCGCTCTACTACATCAATGGTGCAGGCGGCAGCGGCTACCTCGATGAACTGGCCGCCAGAGGGGGTAATTCCGTTCGTACCTGGAGTACCAATAACGCGCAGGAGGTGCTGGACGAGGCACATAAACGCGGACTTACCGTTACCCTGGGACTGGATGTAGCCCGCGAGCGCCATGGCTTTGATTATAATGATACAGCTGCCGTTGCCCGCCAGCTGGAGAAGCTCCGGATTGAGGTGCAAAAGTACAAAAACCACCCTGCCCTGCTCATCTGGGGCATCGGCAACGAGTTAAATCTCCACTACAGCAATCCTAAAGTATGGAATGCTGTGAACGATATAGCCAGAATGATTCATGAAGAAGACCCAAATCATCCGGCTACCACCATGCTGGCGGGTATCAATAAAGCTGAGGTTGATTTGATAAAAACACAGGTACCGGCGCTGGACCTGCTTGCCGTGAATGCCTACGGCGATTTGCCTGCTGTTCCTCAAAAAATACGCAGCCTGGGATGGGAAAAACCATACATTATTACCGAATGGGGCCCTACCGGCCACTGGGAGGTAGCTAAAACAGCCTGGGGCGCTCCCATTGAAGAAACAAGCAGCCAGAAAGCTGCCGTTTACCGTTTGCGTTACGAAGCCTCTATGGGACTTGATACCCAAATGAACCTGGGTTCCTATGTATTTCTGTGGGGCCAGAAGCAGGAACGCACCCCTACCTGGTATGGCCTGTTTACAGAGGCAGGCGAAGCAACAGAGGTGGTAGATGTGATGCAGTACCTCTGGACCCGCAGCTGGCCTCAGAACAGAGCTCCGCAGCTGGACTCTCTGCGCCTTGACAGAAAAAGTGCAACAGACAATATTTCGCTGGCACCCGGGCGCAGCTACACCGCTGCTGTCTATGCTAGGGATCCGAATGGAGATGCACTTTCCTATCGCTGGGAGCTTTTGCCTGAGAGTACCGACCTGAAAGAGGGTGGTGACCGTGAGAGCCGACCTGCTCCCCTGGAAGGCCTTTTTACAGCCGCAGAGAGTGGGCGTATATCCTTAACAGCACCTGCGCAGGAAGGCCCCTATCGCCTTTTTGTATATGTGTATGATGGCAGCAACAAAGTAGCCACTGCCAACCTGCCCTTTTATGTGCAGAAGTAA